The Primulina eburnea isolate SZY01 chromosome 6, ASM2296580v1, whole genome shotgun sequence genome contains a region encoding:
- the LOC140833364 gene encoding protein LIFEGUARD 4-like, translating to MATFYGKRDVELGNAGQLYPGMVEDPQMRWGFIRKVYSILCVQLLLTFGVAIAMFMVHPVREFMRTPNGLYVMIAAMVLTFVLCMMMFCFSKRHPWNYVILFLFTIAMSLMIGAVCTQKKGEAVLIAAGLTLLVTIALTIFTFVAAKRGCDFSFLGPFLLCALLLLFAFGLLRIVFPMGRLGEQVIGCVGALVFSGFIIYDTDNLIKRFSYDQYIDAAMCLYLDIINLFLYLLAIIGGDD from the exons ATGGCAACATTTTATGGGAAAAGAGACGTCGAATTGGGGAACGCCGGGCAATTGTACCCGGGCATGGTAGAGGATCCGCAGATGCGATGGGGTTTCATCCGCAAAGTTTATTCCATCCTGTGCGTGCAGTTACTTCTGACTTTCGGGGTCGCTATTGCCATGTTTATGGTTCATCCGGTTCGAGAATTTATGAGAACTCCGAACGGGCTTTACGTCATGATCGCGGCCATGGTTCTTACCTTCGTTT TGTGCATGATGATGTTTTGTTTCAGCAAACGACATCCATGGAACTATGTCATTTTGTTTCTCTTCACCATTGCTATGTCCTTAATGATCGGTGCTGTTTGCACTCAGAAGAAAG GTGAAGCTGTGCTGATAGCTGCTGGTCTAACACTCCTCGTCACTATTGCTCTCACTATTTTCACATTTGTCGCGGCTAAACGAGGCTGCGATTTTAGTTTCTTGGGACCCTTCTTACTCTGCGCTCTCTTGTTATTATTTGCTTTCGGACTTTTACGG ATTGTGTTTCCCATGGGGAGATTAGGGGAGCAGGTGATTGGATGCGTGGGAGCTTTGGTTTTCTCTGGCTTTATCATATATGACACCGATAATCTGATCAAGAGGTTTAGTTACGACCAGTACATCGACGCTGCTATGTGCCTTTACCTCGACATAATTAACTTGTTCTTATATCTTCTCGCCATCATCGGCGGGGACGACTGA
- the LOC140833863 gene encoding VAN3-binding protein-like isoform X2, translated as MERAQLQPMFRPPETPIEPMEFLSRSWSVSAFEVTKVLAPPLPMLPPRSNHVKNAVIRGGGGETIHEDVPDDLEAASATVSGNPFYFASSETSQLVMERIMSHSQDVSPRTSGRLSHSSGPLNGGQSCVSLTDSPPTSPSEIDDPKNSQWSIPLSNQYKGCAASGTGGGKTLGRWLKDRREKKKEEARVQNAQLHATISVAGVAAAIAAIAAATAVSSRAGKDEQMAKTDMAVASAATLVAAQCVEAAELMGAERERLASVVSSAVNVRSAGDIMTLTAAAATALRGAATLKARAMKEVWNIASVIPVDKGMRVINGGSDNGSSNESFSGELVPGENFLGICSRELLAKGCELLKRTRKGDLHWKIVSVYINRMGQVMLKMKSRHVVGTITKKKKNIVLEVLKDIPPWAGRHLLEGCEHRRYFALKTVARGVVEFECRNQREYDMWTQGVSRLLAIAAADKNIRHKI; from the exons ATGGAGAGGGCTCAGCTTCAGCCGATGTTTAGGCCACCAGAAACTCCGATCGAGCCAATGGAGTTTCTGTCACGTTCTTGGAGTGTTTCGGCCTTTGAAGTTACTAAAGTTTTAGCTCCACCACTACCTATGCTTCCGCCGAGGAGTAACCACGTCAAAAACGCCGTAATAAGGGGTGGAGGCGGTGAGACTATACATGAAGATGTACCCGATGACTTGGAGGCTGCTTCGGCCACTGTTTCCGGGAACCCTTTCTACTTTGCTTCTTCCGAGACCTCTCAGCTTGTTATGGAGCGTATCATGTCTCATTCT CAGGATGTATCCCCACGTACTTCAGGAAGGCTATCACACAGCAGCGGCCCTCTCAATGGAGGCCAGAGCTGCGTCTCTCTCACTGACAGCCCCCCTACTTCCCCCTCTGAAATCGATGACCCAAAG AATTCACAATGGAGCATTCCGTTGAGCAACCAGTACAAGGGTTGCGCCGCTAGTGGAACTGGTGGAGGAAAAACATTGGGGCGATGGTTGAAAGACCGAAGAGAGAAAAAGAAAGAGGAGGCAAGGGTGCAAAACGCGCAGCTACATGCTACCATTTCGGTTGCAGGGGTTGCTGCTGCTATAGCAGCGATTGCTGCGGCCACTGCTGTGTCGTCCCGTGCTGGGAAAGATGAACAGATGGCGAAAACCGACATGGCTGTTGCATCTGCCGCCACGTTGGTGGCTGCACAATGTGTTGAAGCAGCTGAGCTGATGGGAGCCGAGCGGGAACGCTTGGCTTCAGTCGTGAGCTCAGCTGTTAATGTTCGTTCAGCTGGTGATATAATGACCTTGACAGCTGCTGCAGCTACAG CACTACGTGGTGCTGCCACATTGAAGGCAAGAGCGATGAAGGAGGTGTGGAACATCGCATCTGTGATCCCTGTGGACAAGGGAATGAGAGTTATAAATGGTGGGAGCGATAACGGAAGTTCAAATGAGAGTTTTAGTGGGGAACTTGTTCCAGGAGAAAATTTTCTTGGAATCTGCAGTAGAGAATTGCTAGCCAAAGGTTGTGAACTTCTGAAAAGAACGCGCAAGG GTGATCTTCATTGGAAAATAGTATCTGTATACATAAACAGAATGGGACAG GTGATGCTCAAGATGAAGAGTAGACATGTTGTTGGGACCATCACTAAAAAGAAAAAGA ATATAGTCTTGGAGGTGTTGAAAGACATCCCGCCATGGGCCGGTCGCCATCTTCTGGAAGGCTGCGAGCACCGGAGATATTTCGCGTTGAAGACAGTTGCACGAGGAGTAGTCGAGTTCGAGTGTAGGAATCAAAGAGAATATGATATGTGGACTCAAGGGGTTTCAAGATTACTCGCAATTGCAGCAGCAGATAAGAACATTAGACACAAGATCTGA
- the LOC140833863 gene encoding VAN3-binding protein-like isoform X3: MERAQLQPMFRPPETPIEPMEFLSRSWSVSAFEVTKVLAPPLPMLPPRSNHVKNAVIRGGGGETIHEDVPDDLEAASATVSGNPFYFASSETSQLVMERIMSHSDVSPRTSGRLSHSSGPLNGGQSCVSLTDSPPTSPSEIDDPKNSQWSIPLSNQYKGCAASGTGGGKTLGRWLKDRREKKKEEARVQNAQLHATISVAGVAAAIAAIAAATAVSSRAGKDEQMAKTDMAVASAATLVAAQCVEAAELMGAERERLASVVSSAVNVRSAGDIMTLTAAAATALRGAATLKARAMKEVWNIASVIPVDKGMRVINGGSDNGSSNESFSGELVPGENFLGICSRELLAKGCELLKRTRKGDLHWKIVSVYINRMGQVMLKMKSRHVVGTITKKKKNIVLEVLKDIPPWAGRHLLEGCEHRRYFALKTVARGVVEFECRNQREYDMWTQGVSRLLAIAAADKNIRHKI, from the exons ATGGAGAGGGCTCAGCTTCAGCCGATGTTTAGGCCACCAGAAACTCCGATCGAGCCAATGGAGTTTCTGTCACGTTCTTGGAGTGTTTCGGCCTTTGAAGTTACTAAAGTTTTAGCTCCACCACTACCTATGCTTCCGCCGAGGAGTAACCACGTCAAAAACGCCGTAATAAGGGGTGGAGGCGGTGAGACTATACATGAAGATGTACCCGATGACTTGGAGGCTGCTTCGGCCACTGTTTCCGGGAACCCTTTCTACTTTGCTTCTTCCGAGACCTCTCAGCTTGTTATGGAGCGTATCATGTCTCATTCT GATGTATCCCCACGTACTTCAGGAAGGCTATCACACAGCAGCGGCCCTCTCAATGGAGGCCAGAGCTGCGTCTCTCTCACTGACAGCCCCCCTACTTCCCCCTCTGAAATCGATGACCCAAAG AATTCACAATGGAGCATTCCGTTGAGCAACCAGTACAAGGGTTGCGCCGCTAGTGGAACTGGTGGAGGAAAAACATTGGGGCGATGGTTGAAAGACCGAAGAGAGAAAAAGAAAGAGGAGGCAAGGGTGCAAAACGCGCAGCTACATGCTACCATTTCGGTTGCAGGGGTTGCTGCTGCTATAGCAGCGATTGCTGCGGCCACTGCTGTGTCGTCCCGTGCTGGGAAAGATGAACAGATGGCGAAAACCGACATGGCTGTTGCATCTGCCGCCACGTTGGTGGCTGCACAATGTGTTGAAGCAGCTGAGCTGATGGGAGCCGAGCGGGAACGCTTGGCTTCAGTCGTGAGCTCAGCTGTTAATGTTCGTTCAGCTGGTGATATAATGACCTTGACAGCTGCTGCAGCTACAG CACTACGTGGTGCTGCCACATTGAAGGCAAGAGCGATGAAGGAGGTGTGGAACATCGCATCTGTGATCCCTGTGGACAAGGGAATGAGAGTTATAAATGGTGGGAGCGATAACGGAAGTTCAAATGAGAGTTTTAGTGGGGAACTTGTTCCAGGAGAAAATTTTCTTGGAATCTGCAGTAGAGAATTGCTAGCCAAAGGTTGTGAACTTCTGAAAAGAACGCGCAAGG GTGATCTTCATTGGAAAATAGTATCTGTATACATAAACAGAATGGGACAG GTGATGCTCAAGATGAAGAGTAGACATGTTGTTGGGACCATCACTAAAAAGAAAAAGA ATATAGTCTTGGAGGTGTTGAAAGACATCCCGCCATGGGCCGGTCGCCATCTTCTGGAAGGCTGCGAGCACCGGAGATATTTCGCGTTGAAGACAGTTGCACGAGGAGTAGTCGAGTTCGAGTGTAGGAATCAAAGAGAATATGATATGTGGACTCAAGGGGTTTCAAGATTACTCGCAATTGCAGCAGCAGATAAGAACATTAGACACAAGATCTGA
- the LOC140833863 gene encoding VAN3-binding protein-like isoform X1, whose product MERAQLQPMFRPPETPIEPMEFLSRSWSVSAFEVTKVLAPPLPMLPPRSNHVKNAVIRGGGGETIHEDVPDDLEAASATVSGNPFYFASSETSQLVMERIMSHSVSEGSILLQDVSPRTSGRLSHSSGPLNGGQSCVSLTDSPPTSPSEIDDPKNSQWSIPLSNQYKGCAASGTGGGKTLGRWLKDRREKKKEEARVQNAQLHATISVAGVAAAIAAIAAATAVSSRAGKDEQMAKTDMAVASAATLVAAQCVEAAELMGAERERLASVVSSAVNVRSAGDIMTLTAAAATALRGAATLKARAMKEVWNIASVIPVDKGMRVINGGSDNGSSNESFSGELVPGENFLGICSRELLAKGCELLKRTRKGDLHWKIVSVYINRMGQVMLKMKSRHVVGTITKKKKNIVLEVLKDIPPWAGRHLLEGCEHRRYFALKTVARGVVEFECRNQREYDMWTQGVSRLLAIAAADKNIRHKI is encoded by the exons ATGGAGAGGGCTCAGCTTCAGCCGATGTTTAGGCCACCAGAAACTCCGATCGAGCCAATGGAGTTTCTGTCACGTTCTTGGAGTGTTTCGGCCTTTGAAGTTACTAAAGTTTTAGCTCCACCACTACCTATGCTTCCGCCGAGGAGTAACCACGTCAAAAACGCCGTAATAAGGGGTGGAGGCGGTGAGACTATACATGAAGATGTACCCGATGACTTGGAGGCTGCTTCGGCCACTGTTTCCGGGAACCCTTTCTACTTTGCTTCTTCCGAGACCTCTCAGCTTGTTATGGAGCGTATCATGTCTCATTCTGTAAGTGAAGGCTCGATATTGCTT CAGGATGTATCCCCACGTACTTCAGGAAGGCTATCACACAGCAGCGGCCCTCTCAATGGAGGCCAGAGCTGCGTCTCTCTCACTGACAGCCCCCCTACTTCCCCCTCTGAAATCGATGACCCAAAG AATTCACAATGGAGCATTCCGTTGAGCAACCAGTACAAGGGTTGCGCCGCTAGTGGAACTGGTGGAGGAAAAACATTGGGGCGATGGTTGAAAGACCGAAGAGAGAAAAAGAAAGAGGAGGCAAGGGTGCAAAACGCGCAGCTACATGCTACCATTTCGGTTGCAGGGGTTGCTGCTGCTATAGCAGCGATTGCTGCGGCCACTGCTGTGTCGTCCCGTGCTGGGAAAGATGAACAGATGGCGAAAACCGACATGGCTGTTGCATCTGCCGCCACGTTGGTGGCTGCACAATGTGTTGAAGCAGCTGAGCTGATGGGAGCCGAGCGGGAACGCTTGGCTTCAGTCGTGAGCTCAGCTGTTAATGTTCGTTCAGCTGGTGATATAATGACCTTGACAGCTGCTGCAGCTACAG CACTACGTGGTGCTGCCACATTGAAGGCAAGAGCGATGAAGGAGGTGTGGAACATCGCATCTGTGATCCCTGTGGACAAGGGAATGAGAGTTATAAATGGTGGGAGCGATAACGGAAGTTCAAATGAGAGTTTTAGTGGGGAACTTGTTCCAGGAGAAAATTTTCTTGGAATCTGCAGTAGAGAATTGCTAGCCAAAGGTTGTGAACTTCTGAAAAGAACGCGCAAGG GTGATCTTCATTGGAAAATAGTATCTGTATACATAAACAGAATGGGACAG GTGATGCTCAAGATGAAGAGTAGACATGTTGTTGGGACCATCACTAAAAAGAAAAAGA ATATAGTCTTGGAGGTGTTGAAAGACATCCCGCCATGGGCCGGTCGCCATCTTCTGGAAGGCTGCGAGCACCGGAGATATTTCGCGTTGAAGACAGTTGCACGAGGAGTAGTCGAGTTCGAGTGTAGGAATCAAAGAGAATATGATATGTGGACTCAAGGGGTTTCAAGATTACTCGCAATTGCAGCAGCAGATAAGAACATTAGACACAAGATCTGA